In the Chitinophagales bacterium genome, one interval contains:
- a CDS encoding CCA tRNA nucleotidyltransferase, protein MSPEEEKIIGLLSDCAREQQVSAYLVGGYVRDQVLGRQSKDIDVTVVGSGIDFAKQVATRIFPTPSLAVYKNFGTALLKHAGFEIEFVGARKESYRRDSRKPIVEDGTLQEDLSRRDFTINALAVSLNEEDYGMLLDAFDGMHDISAKTIRTPLDPDITFSDDPLRMMRAIRFATQLHFRIDAVTFAAISRNKERIQIISQERIVEELNKIIAAQKPSVGFDLLFKSGLLQLIFPEFVRLYGVEHLEGKGHKDNFYHTLQVLDNVAERSDDLWLRWAAVLHDIAKPDTKRFEKGHGWTFHGHEVVGARKAAAIFRKFHLPQNEKLHFVQKMVLLHLRPISLTKEQVTDSAVRRLLFEAGNDIDALMILCESDITSKNENKVKKYLQNFQLVREKMVEVEAKDQMRNWQPPITGEIIMRTFNKQPGREIGLIKDAVREAILDGKIGNNFEDAFRFMIMKAAELGWQPATEI, encoded by the coding sequence ATGTCTCCGGAAGAAGAGAAGATAATCGGATTGCTGAGTGACTGTGCGAGGGAACAGCAGGTATCAGCTTACCTCGTGGGCGGCTATGTGCGCGACCAGGTATTAGGCAGACAGTCAAAAGACATTGATGTAACGGTAGTCGGCAGCGGTATTGATTTTGCCAAACAGGTTGCTACCCGTATTTTTCCCACTCCTTCACTGGCTGTTTATAAAAATTTTGGAACAGCATTGCTGAAGCATGCCGGTTTTGAGATTGAATTTGTAGGGGCAAGAAAAGAATCATACCGGCGCGATTCACGGAAACCGATTGTAGAAGACGGAACATTACAGGAAGATCTGAGCCGGCGCGATTTCACGATAAACGCCCTTGCCGTCAGTTTGAATGAGGAAGACTATGGCATGTTGCTGGATGCTTTTGACGGCATGCACGACATCAGCGCTAAGACGATTCGTACGCCCCTTGATCCTGATATTACTTTTTCAGATGACCCTTTGCGGATGATGCGCGCCATTCGTTTTGCAACGCAGCTGCATTTCAGGATCGATGCTGTCACCTTTGCAGCCATATCGCGGAATAAGGAAAGAATTCAGATCATTTCTCAGGAGAGAATTGTGGAGGAATTGAATAAAATCATAGCAGCACAAAAACCTTCGGTTGGTTTTGACCTGCTTTTCAAAAGCGGATTGCTGCAACTGATTTTTCCGGAATTTGTACGGTTATACGGCGTAGAGCACCTGGAAGGCAAAGGTCATAAGGACAATTTCTATCATACGCTGCAGGTGCTTGATAATGTTGCTGAACGAAGCGATGATCTTTGGCTGCGTTGGGCTGCTGTATTGCATGATATTGCCAAACCTGATACCAAGCGGTTTGAGAAAGGCCATGGATGGACCTTTCATGGTCATGAAGTGGTGGGTGCAAGAAAGGCTGCAGCCATTTTCAGGAAGTTTCACCTGCCGCAGAATGAGAAGCTGCACTTTGTTCAGAAAATGGTGTTGTTGCATTTAAGACCTATCAGCTTAACCAAAGAGCAGGTAACCGATTCTGCTGTCAGGCGGTTGCTTTTTGAAGCCGGTAACGACATTGATGCACTGATGATATTATGTGAATCTGACATAACATCAAAGAATGAAAACAAAGTGAAGAAATACCTGCAGAATTTTCAACTGGTTCGTGAAAAGATGGTGGAAGTGGAGGCAAAAGATCAGATGCGTAACTGGCAGCCGCCTATCACCGGTGAAATCATCATGCGTACTTTCAATAAGCAACCCGGACGGGAAATCGGTCTTATCAAAGATGCGGTGAGGGAAGCGATACTGGATGGAAAAATTGGGAATAACTTTGAAGATGCATTCCGGTTTATGATTATGAAAGCGGCGGAACTCGGATGGCAGCCGGCCACAGAAATTTAA
- a CDS encoding pyridoxal phosphate-dependent aminotransferase, with protein MAKLSRELRSKGYDIIDLSLGEPDFQTPKHIGDAAKKAIDDGFTKYPPVAGYLDLRQAISEKFRRDNDLHFAPDQIVVSTGAKQSIANVMMAMLDPGDEVILPSPYWVSYREIIKLGEGTMVLIPSTVENNFKITPGELEEAISPRTKIFCFSSPCNPSGTVYTKEELKAFADVFARHPGIFIISDEIYEHINFTGHHESIAQFESMKGRVVVVNGCSKAYAMTGWRLGYIGAPLWLAKACEKMQGQITSGASSISQRAALAAITSDQSAADNMAAAFHKRRDLVLRLLADIPGIVANKPDGAFYVFPDVSYFFGKSNGEQIIMNGDDFCNYLIYHAHVTLVPGTAFGNENCVRLSYATSEDQLTEALKRIKDALQKLT; from the coding sequence ATGGCGAAGCTGAGCCGGGAACTAAGGAGTAAAGGTTACGATATCATTGACCTCAGCCTGGGTGAGCCGGATTTTCAGACGCCGAAACATATCGGCGATGCAGCAAAGAAGGCGATTGACGATGGTTTTACAAAATATCCGCCCGTGGCTGGTTACCTTGATTTGCGACAGGCGATATCTGAAAAATTCAGGCGCGACAATGATCTCCATTTTGCCCCCGATCAGATTGTTGTAAGCACCGGCGCCAAACAATCTATTGCCAATGTGATGATGGCCATGCTCGATCCGGGCGATGAGGTGATCCTGCCCAGCCCTTATTGGGTCAGCTATCGCGAAATCATCAAGCTGGGAGAAGGCACCATGGTGCTGATTCCTTCCACCGTTGAAAATAACTTTAAAATCACGCCCGGCGAGCTGGAAGAAGCAATCAGTCCGCGCACAAAAATTTTCTGCTTTTCATCTCCCTGCAATCCTTCCGGCACGGTGTATACCAAAGAGGAACTGAAAGCTTTTGCTGATGTCTTTGCCAGGCATCCGGGCATCTTCATTATCTCTGACGAAATCTATGAGCACATCAACTTCACAGGCCATCATGAAAGCATCGCACAGTTTGAATCGATGAAAGGACGTGTGGTGGTGGTGAATGGCTGCTCGAAAGCCTATGCGATGACGGGGTGGAGATTGGGTTACATCGGTGCACCGCTTTGGCTGGCAAAAGCCTGTGAAAAAATGCAGGGACAGATTACTTCCGGCGCCAGTTCAATATCGCAGCGCGCTGCACTGGCAGCCATCACCAGCGACCAGTCGGCTGCAGATAATATGGCAGCAGCTTTTCACAAGCGGCGCGACCTGGTACTGAGGTTGCTGGCTGATATTCCCGGCATCGTTGCCAATAAACCGGATGGTGCATTTTATGTTTTTCCGGATGTGAGTTATTTCTTCGGCAAATCGAATGGCGAACAGATCATCATGAATGGCGATGACTTCTGCAACTATCTTATCTATCATGCCCATGTAACGCTGGTGCCGGGTACCGCATTCGGAAACGAAAATTGCGTGCGCCTTTCCTATGCCACCTCAGAAGATCAACTGACGGAAGCACTGAAAAGAATAAAAGATGCATTGCAAAAATTGACTTGA
- a CDS encoding carbohydrate kinase: protein MNLEKVIAQFKGCRIVVVGDVMLDVYLRGSVQRISPEAPVPVVTVEEKEERPGGAANVALNLRSLGAVPLLCAVTGNDDAAQSIRRILKNNGMATEGLLASPTRVTSVKTRVLSRNQQMLRYDTEITDELNADLEKKLIAKVSEIINRHKPAALIFEDYNKGVLTEKVITQIIKLCRAKKIITAVDPKKKNFFAYKDIDLFKPNLREIREAFNADISKINKATLTAVSDKLRKKLSNRITLITLSEMGIFFHSDREAGIFPAHQRNIADVSGAGDTVIAVMTLCLAAGISLPHAASLANIAGGLVCEYPGVVPVTAGMLLNEA, encoded by the coding sequence TTGAACTTAGAAAAAGTCATAGCACAGTTTAAAGGTTGCAGGATAGTTGTGGTCGGCGATGTGATGCTCGATGTGTATCTGCGCGGCAGTGTTCAACGCATCTCTCCCGAAGCGCCTGTGCCGGTAGTTACTGTGGAAGAAAAAGAGGAACGCCCGGGCGGTGCAGCCAATGTTGCGTTGAACCTGCGGTCATTAGGCGCAGTACCGCTGCTATGTGCTGTCACTGGAAATGATGATGCCGCGCAATCCATTCGACGTATCCTGAAAAATAACGGTATGGCAACGGAAGGCCTGCTTGCTTCGCCAACGAGAGTTACCTCGGTAAAAACAAGAGTGCTCAGCAGGAATCAGCAGATGCTGCGATATGATACGGAGATAACGGACGAACTGAATGCAGACCTTGAGAAAAAACTGATCGCTAAAGTTTCTGAGATTATCAACAGGCATAAACCTGCCGCACTCATCTTTGAAGATTACAATAAAGGTGTGCTTACCGAAAAAGTAATTACTCAAATCATTAAACTGTGCAGGGCGAAAAAAATAATTACAGCCGTAGATCCGAAAAAGAAAAATTTTTTCGCTTATAAAGATATCGACCTCTTTAAACCTAACCTGCGGGAAATCAGGGAGGCGTTTAACGCAGATATCAGTAAAATCAATAAAGCTACGCTTACTGCCGTCTCAGATAAATTGAGAAAAAAGTTGTCAAACCGGATTACCCTCATCACGCTTTCAGAGATGGGTATCTTCTTTCACAGCGACAGGGAAGCAGGCATTTTTCCGGCGCATCAGCGCAATATCGCCGATGTATCGGGAGCAGGCGATACAGTAATTGCCGTGATGACCCTCTGCCTCGCTGCAGGCATTTCATTGCCCCATGCAGCCAGCCTTGCCAATATTGCCGGCGGGCTTGTTTGTGAGTATCCGGGAGTAGTTCCCGTTACAGCCGGCATGTTACTGAATGAAGCATAA
- a CDS encoding glycosyltransferase, with product MTVSKKNTPVTKNDSKLSLVIPCYNEEQRIPQLVSGLQEFVKRGIMSYEIIIVDDGSTDGTVQAIQSNDFLKHQLESGKCILIRQEKNQGKGAALKQGVAAATGTHVLTLDADMSCRPVEIEKWLSISHNKLPVDEIMIASREHEQSKITEVSSRRWTGRIFNFCVRLLTPLSHRDTQCGFKLYPADIAKELFAMQRSTGWAHDVELLYHARQKNIAVNDMPVKWDAQSGSKISPLKDSMPMFLSVLAVSIRLKWEYYITMPLALITKKNISAGDTEKQDAIFRMLFAVATVLLFFIMATLSFQFGITGDERVQKDYGEKVLDYFTTLGKDKAALEFKNLYFYGGFFDMLCAAANRYIGILDPYDMRHLLNAVFGFLMIFFAALIAQRLGNWRSGFIALVLLSVSPQLFGQSMNNPKDIPFAAAYAFSIYQFFKWITELPKPSIRTLIYASLGIAVAIGIRVGGLILVGILLVFLVTEWLFNKSVREKIMQQGAFLRLVKHVMLVSAAGYFGALLFWPYGLEAPFTNPFKALREMQNFSTTIRILFAGKHIMSNEVPWNYIPTWISITTPLIILFPAILMVAASFFTRKILRWEHIMLLTFAIVFPWAYAVYKKSSLYDGLRHFLFIVPLLTVLAALFFEVLFRAAKNKLLTGVTALALVAGVALPLSWSIKNHPNEYCYFNEFTGGINGAYGNYETDYWMNSIRETSEWFHQQNDLMGGQKKITVATNCIEPVKYYFRNDTARVNVIYVRYYSRASKDWDYGIFYSRFIDQSQLKNKSWPNTHTIYTAKADNVPLSIVVERKDKSDFYAVAAMDSKNFAAADSLYSLAVKYDPKNEEALAGLGTAQLQLNDPQKAIQSITQSLQIYPANFTALSLLGLAYAQAGKTEQAIQLLNQSLQSNPNNPQAYYYLGLIYQQKGDNATAQRYFDVVKQFQQAGQ from the coding sequence ATGACGGTATCAAAGAAAAATACGCCTGTAACAAAAAATGATTCGAAGCTTTCGCTGGTGATTCCCTGTTACAATGAAGAACAGCGGATCCCGCAGCTGGTAAGCGGCCTTCAGGAATTTGTGAAAAGAGGCATCATGAGTTATGAGATTATCATCGTGGATGATGGCAGCACCGATGGTACCGTTCAGGCCATACAATCGAATGATTTTTTGAAGCATCAGCTGGAATCAGGGAAATGCATACTCATCAGGCAGGAGAAAAACCAGGGCAAAGGCGCTGCATTAAAGCAGGGAGTTGCGGCAGCAACCGGCACGCATGTATTAACCCTTGATGCAGACATGTCGTGCCGCCCGGTTGAAATAGAAAAGTGGCTTTCTATCAGCCATAATAAACTGCCGGTTGATGAAATCATGATTGCCTCACGTGAACATGAGCAATCCAAAATAACAGAAGTATCATCGCGTAGATGGACCGGCAGAATATTTAATTTCTGCGTAAGACTGCTTACGCCGCTCAGCCACCGCGACACGCAATGCGGATTCAAACTCTATCCTGCAGATATTGCCAAAGAACTCTTTGCCATGCAACGTTCCACCGGCTGGGCACACGATGTGGAACTTTTATATCATGCCAGGCAAAAGAATATTGCCGTGAACGATATGCCCGTGAAATGGGATGCGCAGTCAGGAAGCAAAATTTCCCCCCTCAAAGATTCAATGCCGATGTTTTTAAGTGTGCTCGCTGTTTCCATCCGGCTGAAATGGGAATATTATATCACCATGCCGCTGGCACTGATCACCAAAAAGAATATTTCAGCCGGCGATACGGAAAAGCAGGATGCGATATTCAGAATGCTGTTCGCGGTTGCGACAGTGCTGCTGTTTTTTATCATGGCCACACTCAGCTTTCAGTTTGGCATCACCGGTGATGAAAGAGTGCAAAAAGATTATGGCGAAAAAGTGCTTGACTATTTTACCACTTTGGGTAAAGACAAAGCTGCTTTGGAGTTTAAGAACCTCTACTTCTACGGTGGTTTCTTCGATATGCTGTGTGCTGCCGCCAACCGGTATATCGGCATCCTTGATCCTTATGATATGCGGCACCTGCTTAACGCCGTGTTCGGATTCCTGATGATCTTTTTTGCCGCGTTGATTGCACAAAGGCTTGGCAATTGGCGAAGTGGCTTTATTGCACTGGTGCTGTTGTCCGTTTCACCACAACTGTTCGGGCAATCTATGAATAACCCCAAAGACATTCCTTTTGCCGCCGCTTACGCCTTTTCCATATACCAGTTCTTCAAATGGATAACTGAGCTGCCCAAGCCTTCCATCCGCACCTTAATCTATGCTTCGCTGGGTATTGCTGTTGCCATTGGTATCCGGGTAGGCGGCCTCATACTCGTAGGAATCCTGCTCGTCTTCCTTGTTACGGAATGGCTGTTCAACAAAAGTGTACGTGAAAAAATCATGCAGCAGGGAGCCTTCCTGCGGCTTGTCAAACATGTTATGCTGGTTTCGGCGGCAGGATATTTTGGCGCTCTCCTGTTCTGGCCCTATGGACTGGAAGCACCTTTCACCAATCCTTTTAAAGCATTGAGGGAAATGCAGAATTTTTCCACCACCATCAGGATACTCTTTGCCGGGAAGCATATCATGTCGAACGAAGTACCGTGGAACTACATACCTACCTGGATCTCCATTACCACGCCGCTGATCATTCTTTTTCCGGCAATCCTGATGGTCGCAGCAAGCTTTTTTACGAGGAAGATCTTACGGTGGGAGCACATCATGCTGCTGACTTTTGCCATAGTCTTTCCATGGGCTTATGCAGTGTATAAAAAATCTTCTCTGTATGACGGGCTACGTCATTTCCTCTTTATTGTTCCGCTGCTCACGGTACTGGCAGCGCTGTTCTTTGAGGTGTTGTTCCGGGCTGCAAAAAATAAGTTGTTGACGGGCGTTACAGCGCTGGCATTGGTCGCCGGAGTTGCGCTCCCACTCTCGTGGTCAATCAAAAATCATCCGAATGAATATTGCTATTTCAATGAATTCACCGGAGGCATCAATGGTGCCTATGGAAATTATGAAACAGATTATTGGATGAACAGTATCCGCGAGACAAGCGAATGGTTTCATCAACAGAACGATTTGATGGGCGGACAAAAGAAAATTACGGTGGCAACCAACTGCATTGAACCTGTTAAATATTACTTCAGAAATGATACAGCCCGTGTGAACGTGATTTATGTGCGGTATTATTCACGTGCGTCCAAAGACTGGGACTATGGCATTTTCTATTCCCGTTTCATCGATCAGTCGCAATTGAAAAACAAATCGTGGCCCAACACACATACTATCTATACGGCAAAAGCTGACAATGTACCCTTGAGCATTGTGGTAGAGAGAAAAGACAAATCCGATTTCTATGCAGTAGCGGCAATGGACAGTAAGAATTTTGCCGCGGCTGATTCGCTCTACTCACTTGCTGTAAAGTATGATCCTAAAAATGAAGAAGCATTGGCCGGTCTCGGCACTGCGCAGTTGCAATTGAATGATCCGCAGAAGGCTATTCAGTCCATCACACAATCGCTGCAGATCTATCCGGCTAATTTCACGGCGCTAAGCCTGCTTGGACTTGCTTATGCCCAGGCAGGTAAAACGGAACAGGCGATTCAGTTACTGAATCAGTCGCTTCAATCCAATCCCAATAATCCGCAGGCTTATTATTATCTCGGGTTGATATACCAGCAGAAAGGCGACAATGCAACAGCACAACGGTATTTCGATGTGGTAAAACAGTTTCAACAGGCTGGGCAATAA
- a CDS encoding class I SAM-dependent methyltransferase: MDLKELESGVNPKVHWYYQSKKIPLIKYIKKVYKEANVPLTIVDVGSGSGFFMYELLEQVPSMIAKIYLVDIGYNDEEIAATTNQVVEKTRSLPPVIQNAVVVMMDVLEHLEDAHGMLRAIKKNAAGDYNHFFITVPAFMSLWSGHDVYLGHYRRYTSRSLRNLLTDCAYQRQSIYYIYGSIFPLVWLARRFSSKTGKPESDMKPSGRLVNALLKTICTIEMPVRRANLLAGVSVVGEGKI; the protein is encoded by the coding sequence ATGGATCTGAAAGAACTGGAGAGCGGCGTAAATCCTAAAGTACACTGGTACTACCAGTCAAAAAAGATCCCGCTGATTAAGTATATCAAAAAGGTTTACAAAGAGGCGAATGTTCCGCTCACCATTGTTGATGTTGGATCGGGTTCCGGCTTTTTCATGTATGAATTACTGGAACAGGTGCCTTCGATGATTGCTAAAATTTATCTTGTTGATATCGGTTACAACGATGAAGAGATTGCCGCTACCACAAATCAGGTTGTGGAGAAAACCCGTTCACTTCCACCGGTTATTCAAAATGCTGTGGTGGTGATGATGGATGTGCTCGAACACCTTGAAGATGCGCATGGCATGCTTCGGGCTATTAAGAAAAATGCGGCAGGTGACTACAATCATTTCTTTATTACTGTGCCGGCATTCATGAGCCTGTGGTCGGGGCATGATGTTTATCTCGGGCATTACCGCCGTTACACCTCCCGGTCTTTACGCAACCTATTAACTGATTGCGCTTATCAAAGGCAAAGTATCTACTATATCTATGGCAGCATATTTCCGTTGGTATGGCTTGCCAGGAGATTTTCTTCTAAGACCGGAAAGCCGGAATCTGATATGAAACCTTCAGGTCGGCTGGTGAATGCTTTATTGAAAACCATCTGCACCATAGAAATGCCTGTCCGCCGCGCGAATCTGCTGGCCGGTGTATCCGTTGTTGGCGAGGGAAAGATCTGA
- a CDS encoding DUF2461 domain-containing protein: MAQLHPQTFRFLSGLKKNNNKEWFEKNRPLYEAIRADFVTVTGEIIQEIARFDPSIAQLDAKKCLFRINRDIRFSPNKAPYKINISAVMAKGGKNAPTAGYYVHVQPGECFAGGGIWMPDAEQLRKIRQEIDYNFNDFKKIVTAKSFRKSFGSIDTAAKLARPPKNYLPENPAIEYLKLKSFVAGASLGDEEVLTKNFVKRVSSCFKEMYPFISFLNKAVE, encoded by the coding sequence ATGGCACAACTGCATCCACAAACATTCAGGTTTCTTTCCGGGCTGAAGAAAAACAACAACAAGGAATGGTTTGAAAAAAATCGTCCGCTTTATGAAGCTATTAGGGCAGATTTCGTTACGGTGACAGGCGAGATCATCCAGGAAATCGCACGTTTTGATCCGTCAATTGCACAACTTGATGCGAAGAAATGCCTTTTCAGAATCAACAGGGATATTCGTTTTTCACCCAATAAGGCGCCTTATAAAATAAACATAAGCGCAGTAATGGCGAAAGGTGGAAAAAATGCGCCTACCGCCGGGTATTATGTACATGTACAGCCCGGTGAATGTTTTGCCGGCGGCGGCATCTGGATGCCTGATGCGGAACAATTGCGTAAAATTCGCCAGGAAATAGACTATAATTTCAATGACTTTAAGAAGATCGTGACTGCCAAATCTTTCCGGAAGAGCTTTGGAAGCATCGACACAGCGGCAAAACTTGCCCGACCACCCAAAAACTATTTACCTGAAAATCCGGCCATCGAATACCTGAAACTGAAGAGCTTTGTTGCCGGCGCATCACTTGGTGATGAGGAAGTGCTTACTAAAAATTTTGTTAAACGCGTTTCCTCCTGTTTCAAAGAAATGTATCCATTTATCAGCTTCCTCAACAAAGCCGTTGAATAG
- a CDS encoding Hsp20/alpha crystallin family protein — protein sequence MTLVKFKNDIHPFQKWVNETLDAFNRDDFATLTDNRTFGYLPPVNVKESKDQFQIELMAPGRNKADFNITLEKDMLTISNKMERNEEDSNDKWTRREYSFAAFTRTFSLPDSADGSKINAEYVDGVLKVTIGKKEQAIDKGAIEIKIS from the coding sequence ATGACACTCGTAAAATTCAAAAATGACATTCATCCGTTTCAGAAATGGGTGAACGAAACCTTAGATGCATTCAACCGCGATGACTTTGCTACATTAACCGACAACCGCACCTTTGGTTACCTGCCTCCGGTAAATGTTAAAGAAAGCAAAGATCAGTTTCAGATCGAACTGATGGCACCCGGCAGGAATAAGGCTGATTTCAACATCACCCTGGAAAAAGACATGCTGACCATCTCCAACAAGATGGAACGCAATGAAGAAGATTCCAATGATAAATGGACGCGCAGGGAATACAGTTTTGCAGCTTTCACCCGCACCTTCAGTTTACCGGATTCAGCTGACGGCTCAAAGATTAATGCTGAATATGTGGATGGTGTTTTAAAAGTGACCATCGGTAAAAAGGAACAGGCAATCGATAAAGGCGCGATTGAAATCAAGATTTCTTAA
- a CDS encoding RDD family protein — MEIIDTHNVQGNTALPVNHAGFLLRFVAYFIDRLVVGFISFVVILPMLAIFGISVFGMSRVTDLSNFENLDDGAKFALIAGLIAAYSTFIVIAVAISWLYYALMESSSRQATLGKLAAGIKVTDMNGNRISFLNATGRYFAKILSGLMFGIGYVMIIFTEKKQGLHDIIAGTLVIRN; from the coding sequence ATGGAAATCATCGACACACATAACGTGCAAGGCAATACAGCTTTACCGGTCAATCATGCCGGATTCCTCCTTCGTTTTGTAGCATATTTCATCGACCGGCTCGTTGTGGGTTTCATCAGTTTTGTGGTGATTCTGCCCATGCTGGCTATCTTCGGCATCAGTGTCTTCGGCATGAGCAGGGTCACCGACCTCTCCAACTTTGAAAACCTTGATGACGGGGCAAAGTTTGCGCTGATCGCGGGTTTGATTGCGGCCTATTCCACCTTTATCGTGATAGCAGTTGCTATTAGCTGGTTATATTATGCTTTGATGGAATCATCTTCGCGGCAGGCCACACTCGGAAAACTGGCAGCCGGCATAAAAGTCACTGATATGAACGGGAACAGGATTTCATTCCTGAATGCCACCGGCCGCTACTTTGCCAAAATATTATCCGGATTGATGTTTGGTATCGGCTACGTCATGATCATCTTCACTGAAAAGAAACAGGGCTTGCATGATATCATTGCCGGCACACTCGTCATCCGGAATTAA
- a CDS encoding FKBP-type peptidyl-prolyl cis-trans isomerase: MKSGVAGLAVLLLVSTTAFSQSKLTDGYQRTTRGLYYKIIVDGKKPKGKQGDIIKMNLEYLTQKDSVLFSTYQEEMGPVQFTISPPTFNGDPMEGFTLLGEGDSAIFLMQSDSAYKGQEMPPFAKPGEFVKIHVNVLSMMTKDEYDRKKAEETKAQSEKDVTIIENYLASKGLKAQKSPSGLYYVIDKQGEGAKAEAGKTVSVNYTGKFLDGKVFDSSLSPGHTPLSFKLGAGQMIKGFDEGIALLNVGGSGTLIIPSSLAWGSRSQGAIPANAVVVFDVELLEVK, from the coding sequence ATGAAATCAGGTGTTGCCGGTCTTGCAGTGCTGTTGCTGGTAAGCACTACTGCTTTCTCGCAGAGCAAACTTACAGATGGTTATCAGCGGACCACACGCGGCTTGTATTATAAAATTATTGTGGATGGCAAAAAGCCAAAAGGCAAACAGGGCGACATCATCAAAATGAATCTGGAATACCTTACCCAAAAGGATTCAGTGTTGTTTTCAACTTACCAGGAAGAGATGGGGCCTGTGCAATTCACTATCAGCCCGCCTACTTTTAATGGTGATCCAATGGAGGGCTTTACCTTGTTAGGTGAAGGCGACAGCGCTATATTCCTGATGCAGTCGGATTCAGCATATAAGGGACAGGAAATGCCACCTTTTGCAAAACCGGGTGAGTTTGTAAAGATTCATGTGAACGTATTATCCATGATGACCAAAGATGAATACGACAGGAAGAAAGCGGAAGAAACAAAAGCACAATCGGAAAAGGATGTCACGATCATTGAGAACTATCTGGCCTCCAAAGGCCTGAAAGCCCAAAAATCTCCCAGCGGATTATACTATGTAATCGATAAACAGGGCGAAGGTGCCAAAGCCGAAGCCGGCAAAACAGTTTCGGTGAATTATACCGGTAAATTCCTCGATGGAAAGGTATTCGATTCATCGTTAAGTCCCGGACATACTCCATTGTCATTTAAGCTCGGCGCAGGTCAGATGATAAAGGGTTTTGATGAAGGAATTGCCTTGCTGAATGTCGGTGGCAGCGGTACGCTGATCATTCCTTCTTCACTCGCCTGGGGCAGCCGCTCACAGGGTGCTATACCAGCCAATGCTGTGGTGGTGTTTGATGTTGAACTCCTCGAAGTGAAATAA
- a CDS encoding FKBP-type peptidyl-prolyl cis-trans isomerase, whose protein sequence is MNKITSLLVLLSVTVAIVSCSEQSDYKKSPNELEYKIITDKQQPKAKIGQVIKYNVYWRKMNDSLFLSTRDKNIPLYSMVDSPKFKGDPLEVLAMMGAGDSVSCKVPVNLIFKGNPPVFLKSGDFMKLDITVDEVLSQDDYNKMMLEQSASQLKLEQKIIEDYMTQKGMKGIKTPDGIYVVMETEGTGKQPVDGSVVRVDYTGRLLNGNVFDSSMRPGGQPYQFQIGKASVIAGWDKGIPYFKAGGKGKLLIPSPLGYGEQGNGPNIPPNSPLEFDIHLVEVK, encoded by the coding sequence ATGAATAAAATTACCTCGTTACTTGTGTTGCTGTCAGTCACTGTGGCCATAGTTTCCTGCTCGGAGCAGAGCGACTATAAAAAAAGCCCCAACGAGCTGGAATATAAAATCATCACAGACAAGCAACAGCCGAAAGCTAAGATAGGACAGGTGATCAAATACAATGTTTATTGGAGGAAGATGAATGACTCTCTGTTTCTCAGTACAAGAGATAAAAATATCCCGCTCTATAGCATGGTTGACTCGCCAAAGTTTAAAGGCGATCCGCTGGAGGTGCTGGCTATGATGGGCGCCGGTGACAGTGTTTCCTGCAAGGTGCCTGTTAACCTTATCTTCAAGGGAAATCCGCCTGTATTTTTGAAGTCAGGTGATTTTATGAAGCTGGATATTACGGTAGATGAAGTGCTTTCACAGGATGACTATAACAAGATGATGCTGGAACAATCTGCCAGTCAGCTCAAACTGGAACAAAAGATTATAGAAGATTATATGACACAGAAAGGTATGAAAGGCATCAAGACACCGGATGGAATTTATGTAGTGATGGAAACAGAAGGCACGGGTAAGCAGCCTGTTGATGGAAGCGTGGTACGGGTTGATTACACAGGAAGGCTGCTGAATGGTAATGTTTTTGATTCATCCATGCGTCCCGGCGGACAACCCTATCAGTTTCAGATTGGTAAAGCCTCGGTAATCGCAGGTTGGGATAAAGGCATACCATATTTTAAAGCAGGCGGCAAAGGTAAATTGCTGATACCATCACCTCTTGGCTATGGAGAACAGGGCAACGGACCAAATATTCCGCCTAATTCGCCACTTGAATTCGACATTCACCTGGTTGAAGTGAAATAA